GAACAGGTTTCAAGCATCTCCCGCGCCTGTCCGAGGTTCTCCGCCATCGGCTTTTCAGATAGAATCCCTTTCACACCCCGTTTCGCAACCTCAATTGCAACCGGGGCATGCAGTTTCGGACGCGTACACACGGAAACCAGATCGATCTCTTCCGTTTCGAGCATCTCAATGTAATCGGTATACTGCTTTTCGACACCGTACTGCTCACCATACGCTTTCAACCCCTCTGCATTAATATCGGCAATCGCAGTCAGAGAAGCCCTCGGTTCATTCACATACCATCCAGCGTGCATGTGAGAAATCCCACCGCACCCAACTATTGCAACGTTGTAGCTTTTATCCATTAGAGACCTCTCTTATTTTTTTTGTTTTGTGCTATAAGCAGGACAAAACATCATATAGATTCGAGATTGAGTAGTCCGGTTGTTCATCTGCCATTTTTGGTATCAGTTTACTTGATGTCCGATTGATGTGAACGCTTGTCATGCCTGCTTGGTTGGCACCAACGATGTCATTCTGAACGGAATCCCCGATGAACATAGCCTCTTCCAGTGAAACCTCTGCGCGCTCACAAGCCACTTTGAAAATTCCAACCTTCGGTTTTCTGATACCGATTTCATCGGAAATTGTTAGCGATTGAATACGTTCACTGAGTCCAAGGTGGCGGACTTTAGAAAGTTGACTGTCAGTATGCTCATCGTGGGCACCGTTCGTAATGATACCAACATGGTATGCGTGTAGTTCCTCAAGAACGGTGACATCTTCGTAAAGATGCAAACTTGTGAGATAACGTGAACAGAAGAAGTCATTTATCTCTTCCATAACGCTATTTGTGGGCAAATCCAATTCCGCAAATAAACACTGAAAACGAGAATCTCTCACTTCTGCCATAGAGCATTTTCCAGCGTTGAGTTGCTGAAAAAGTTCTTGATGGACGGTTCCCCATGCCGCTGTAAGAGACTCTTCCGAAACATCTGGATAATGCTTGCGGAAAAGTTGAAACATATCTCTTTGAGCGATGTCCCATGCCGTATCGGAGTCGCAGAGCGTGCCGTCAAGGTCAAAAAAGACTACTTTAATCACTTACTTCCCTCTTTCGTCGCCTTCC
The genomic region above belongs to Candidatus Poribacteria bacterium and contains:
- a CDS encoding Gfo/Idh/MocA family oxidoreductase → MDKSYNVAIVGCGGISHMHAGWYVNEPRASLTAIADINAEGLKAYGEQYGVEKQYTDYIEMLETEEIDLVSVCTRPKLHAPVAIEVAKRGVKGILSEKPMAENLGQAREMLETCS
- a CDS encoding HAD family hydrolase encodes the protein MIKVVFFDLDGTLCDSDTAWDIAQRDMFQLFRKHYPDVSEESLTAAWGTVHQELFQQLNAGKCSMAEVRDSRFQCLFAELDLPTNSVMEEINDFFCSRYLTSLHLYEDVTVLEELHAYHVGIITNGAHDEHTDSQLSKVRHLGLSERIQSLTISDEIGIRKPKVGIFKVACERAEVSLEEAMFIGDSVQNDIVGANQAGMTSVHINRTSSKLIPKMADEQPDYSISNLYDVLSCL